The proteins below come from a single Dendropsophus ebraccatus isolate aDenEbr1 chromosome 15, aDenEbr1.pat, whole genome shotgun sequence genomic window:
- the LOC138773939 gene encoding alpha-1,6-mannosyl-glycoprotein 2-beta-N-acetylglucosaminyltransferase-like, translated as MRLTLHKKKIAALLLLLGMAFCTWLLFSNLDEPSPPDLLLFEKKDPSGFQLPQGSPLKKRLSAYRNNFRQPILNAELFPGRPELVVVVQVRGGPGSGSRLQLLAESLQSAGPGATGRILLVLSMEQPCPEAAEAIKSIDFCRVLPLYFPYSLSFYPDEFPGSSPADCPRDMPKQAALLKGCTNAEYPDSHGHYREAQFTQDKHHWWWKLHYTWEQVRGVSGHSGHILFLEEGNYLLPDWLHILRLMQKQCQEEGCHMLSLGGISIPESPPDPQHMELSGFVAPRHRAAIALSRETYYQLMGCMAEFCTYDDYNWDWSLQHISAACLAHPLKVLSARLPRVLTLPAKAEESGMCGRSGPCSNIDAASQALRAKVRELSGQLFPKTITVASRQQEVRNPPATKNGGWGDIRDHTLCKSYARL; from the coding sequence ATGCGTCTGACTCTACACAAGAAGAAGATtgccgccctgctgctgctcctggggATGGCATTCTGCACCTGGCTTCTCTTCTCCAACTTGGATGAGCCCTCACCCCCGGATTTGTTGCTCTTTGAGAAGAAGGACCCCTCAGGTTTCCAGCTGCCGCAGGGCTCCCCACTCAAGAAGAGACTGTCAGCTTACCGCAACAACTTCCGCCAGCCAATCCTCAACGCAGAGCTCTTCCCAGGGCGGCCagagctggtggtggtggtgcaggtCCGGGGGGGGCCTGGCAGCGGTTCCCGGCTGCAGTTGTTGGCGGAGTCTCTGCAGAGCGCCGGACCTGGTGCCACCGGACGCATACTACTGGTGCTGAGCATGGAGCAGCCCTGCCCGGAGGCTGCCGAAGCCATTAAATCCATAGACTTTTGCAGGGTGCTGCCCCTCTACTTCCCCTACAGCCTGAGCTTCTACCCTGATGAGTTtcctggcagcagccctgctgaCTGCCCCCGGGATATGCCCAAGCAGGCTGCCCTCCTGAAGGGCTGCACCAACGCTGAGTACCCAGACAGCCACGGCCACTACCGGGAGGCCCAATTCACCCAGGACAAGCACCACTGGTGGTGGAAGCTGCACTACACCTGGGAGCAGGTACGGGGGGTCAGTGGGCACAGCGGGCACATCCTGTTTCTGGAGGAGGGAAACTACCTGCTCCCTGACTGGCTCCACATCCTGAGGCTCATGCAGAAACAGTGTCAGGAGGAAGGCTGCCACATGCTGAGTCTGGGGGGCATCAGTATCCCAGAGTCGCCCCCTGACCCGCAGCACATGGAGCTGAGCGGTTTTGTGGCTCCGCGGCACCGCGCTGCCATTGCTTTATCCCGAGAGACGTATTACCAGCTGATGGGCTGCATGGCAGAGTTCTGCACCTACGATGACTACAACTGGGACTGGAGCCTGCAGCACATCTCTGCCGCCTGCCTGGCACACCCGCTCAAAGTGCTGTCCGCTCGCCTGCCGCGAGTACTGACGCTGCCCGCCAAAGCTGAGGAAAGCGGCATGTGCGGGCGTTCTGGACCCTGCTCCAACATTGATGCTGCCTCCCAGGCTCTGCGGGCCAAGGTACGGGAGTTGAGCGGCCAACTCTTCCCCAAGACTATCACTGTAGCCTCCCGGCAACAAGAAGTGCGCAACCCACCAGCCACGAAGAACGGTGGTTGGGGGGACATTAGAGACCACACTCTGTGCAAGTCCTATGCCAGGCTATAA